One stretch of Lycium ferocissimum isolate CSIRO_LF1 unplaced genomic scaffold, AGI_CSIRO_Lferr_CH_V1 ctg10760, whole genome shotgun sequence DNA includes these proteins:
- the LOC132041582 gene encoding LOW QUALITY PROTEIN: inorganic pyrophosphatase TTM1-like (The sequence of the model RefSeq protein was modified relative to this genomic sequence to represent the inferred CDS: deleted 2 bases in 1 codon), translating to MAQDILSNADSPRRRSGLLRDQVQLVKRSNSSRYEIVPIQDQLSFEKGFFIVIRACQLLVQKNEGIVLVGVAGPSGAGKTVFTEKILNVMPSIGIINMDNYNEPSRIVDGNFDDRQLTDYETLLENIHGLKAGKPVQVPIYDFKSSSRVGYRTLEVPRSRIVIIEVIIEGIYALSEKLRPLLDLRVCVTGGVHFDLVKRVLRDIQHAGQEPEEIIQQISETVYPMYKAFIEPDLQTAHIKIINKFNPFAGFQNPTYVLKSTKTVTVDQIKAVFSNEYKETTEETYDIYLLPPGEDPEACQSYLRMRNKDGKYTLMFEEWVTDSPFIISPRITFEVSVRLLGGLMALGYSIATILKRSSHIFSDDKVCVKTDWLEQLNRHYVQVQGRDRLHVKYVADSLGLDGSYIPRTYIEQIQLEKLLNDVLALPADLKTKLSIEDDFVSSPREALSRASADRRTKFLNRGISQSYSTQREKHLSKLTKLAVNSRRYDGRTPDSPAPVANQGVVSQLSEQISTLSERMDEFTSRMEELNSKISANRVSASQQNLAVQAESCNGSTPTSLFVAGLCNGSLTGSLLPHSSSASQLARESSILEEVFCVLIFSTN from the exons ATGGCCCAGGATATTCTTTCCAACGCTGATTCACCTCGAAGAAGATCGGGCCTATTACGAGATCAAGTTCAATTGGTAAAAAGAAGCAACTCTTCTCGTTATGAGATAGTCCCAATTCAAGATCAGCTATCATTTGAGAAGGGTTTCTTTATAGTGATCCGTGCATGCCAGTTGTTGGTTCAGAAGAATGAAGGAATTGTACTGGTGGGAGTCGCTGGTCCTTCGGGGGCTGGAAAGACCGTTTTCACAGAAAAGATCCTGAATGTTATGCCTAGTATTGGTATCATAAACATGGACAACTACAATGAGCCCAGTCGTATCGTTGATGGAAACTTTGACG ATCGACAGTTGACTGACTATGAGACTCTACTCGAGAATATACATGGGCTGAAAGCGGGGAAGCCTGTTCAAGTTCCTATATACGATTTTAAATCAAGCTCTCGCGTGGGTTATAG GACACTAGAAGTTCCAAGATCTCGAATTGTTATAATTGAA GTTATAATTGAAGGGATATACGCCTTGAGTGAGAAATTGAGGCCATTGCTAGATCTTCGTGTGTGTGTCACTGGTGGAGTGCACTTTGACTTAGTGAAACGGGTTCTTAGGGACATCCAACATGCTGGACAAGAGCCCGAGGAGATAATCCAACAAATCTCTGAAACG GTGTATCCTATGTACAAAGCCTTTATTGAGCCTGATCTACAGACAGCTCATATCAAAATTATCAACAAGTTTAACCCGTTCGCTGGATTTCAGAACCCCACATATGTTTTAAAG TCAACAAAAACTGTGACTGTAGACCAGATCAAGGCTGTGTTTTCAAATGAATACAAGGAAACTACAGAGGAAACTTATGATATTTATCTCCTACCTCCTGGTGAAGATCCTGAAGCTTGCCAATCATATCTGAGGATGAGGAACAAGGATGGAAAATACACTCTTATGTTTGAG GAATGGGTTACAGATAGTCCCTTTATTATATCACCAAGAATCACCTTTGAGGTCAGTGTACGACTTCTTGGTGGGTTGATGGCATTAGGATATTCAATTGCAACCATTTTGAAAAGGAGCAGCCACATCTTCTCTGATGACAAGGTTTGTGTGAAAACAGATTGGTTGGAGCAACTTAATCGTCACTATGTTCAG GTGCAAGGAAGAGATCGCTTACATGTAAAATATGTTGCTGACTCTCTGGGTTTGGATGGTTCATATATTCCTCGCACTTACATCGAACAAATTCAGCTGGAGAAGCTTTTAAACGATGTTCTG GCATTGCCAGCTGATCTGAAGACAAAGCTGAGCATAGAAGATGATTTTGTCTCAAGCCCTAGAGAAGCTTTGTCCCGAGCCTCGGCAGATAGGAGAACAAAGTTTCTAAATCG CGGTATCTCACAGTCATACTCAACACAACGAGAAAAACACCTGTCCAAGCTGACAAAACTTGCGGTTAATAGTAGAAGATATGATGGGAGAACCCCTGATTCTCCAGCGCCAGTGGCTAATCAG GGAG TTGTTTCTCAACTTTCAGAACAAATTTCCACTCTGAGTGAGCGAATGGACGAGTTTACATCTCGGATGGAAGAGCTAAACTCAAAAATATCTGCCAATAGAGTTTCTGCTAGTCAACAAAATTTGGCAGTGCAGGCTGAATCTTGCAATGGTTCCACACCCACTTCTCTTTTTGTGGCTGGTTTATGCAATGGCTCATTGACTGGTTCTCTTTTACCTCATTCATCATCGGCTTCCCAACTGGCAAGAGAATCTTCTATATTGGAAGAGGTATTTTGCGTGCTTATCTTTTCCACTAATTAG
- the LOC132041580 gene encoding uncharacterized protein LOC132041580 gives MGCSFSGLNALYDAVNGGGDVWINDNRFKIVRQLGEGGFAYVFLVKEVISDPSNPGVSKKFKDSSHISDDGTYAMKKVLIQNSEQLELVKEEIRVSSLFTHPNLLPLLDHAIIAVKAGPDQSWKHEAYLLFPVHLDGTLLDNATAMKAKKEFFSTSDVLQIFRQLCAGLQHMHTFDPPYAHNDVKPGNVLLTHRKGQPPLAVLMDFGSTRPARRQIRSRSEALQLQEWAAEHVSAPFRAPELWDCPSQCDVDERTDIWSLGCTLYAIMYGVSPFEYALGESGGSLQLAIVNAQIKWPAGPKPPYPEALHQFVTWMLQPQGTVRPRIDDIIIHVDKLISKFSH, from the exons ATGGGGTGTTCGTTTTCGGGGTTGAATGCTCTATACGACGCCGTTAATGGTGGTGGTGATGTTTGGATCAATGATAATCGCTTCAAAATCGTCAGGCAGCTTGGAGAGGGTGGTTTCGCTTACGTTTTCCTCGTCAAGGAAGTCATATCTGACCCTTCTAACCCTGGCGTTTCCAAGAAATTCAAGGACTCTTCTCACATATCTG ACGATGGAACTTATGCCATGAAGAAGGTTCTTATTCAGAATAGTGAACAGTTGGAGTTGGTGAAAGAGGAGATCCGTGTTTCATCTCTATTTACTCATCCCAATCTGCTTCCTCTCCTTGATCATGCTATCATTGCAGTCAAG GCCGGACCAGATCAATCCTGGAAGCATGAAGCTTACTTGTTGTTTCCGGTTCATTTGGATGGGACACTACTAGATAATGCCACAGCCATGAAAGCTAAGAAGGAATTCTTTTCCACTTCGGATGTTCTTCAAATATTTCGTCAG CTTTGTGCAGGACTCCAGCATATGCATACCTTTGACCCTCCTTATGCACATAATGATGTCAAACCCGGTAATGTCCTTTTAACTCATAGAAAAGGACAGCCACCTCTTGCAGTATTAATGGATTTTGGAAGTACACGTCCTGCGAGAAGGCAAATCCGCTCTCGTTCAGAGGCCTTGCAGCTGCAG GAATGGGCAGCTGAGCACGTTTCCGCACCCTTTCGAGCTCCTGAATTATGGGATTGCCCGAGCCAGTGTGATGTTGACGAAAGAACTGATATCTGGTCATTAGGTTGTACATTATATGCAATAAT GTATGGAGTATCTCCCTTTGAATATGCACTTGGGGAATCTGGTGGAAGTCTGCAGTTGGCTATTGTAAATGCACAGATAAAGTGGCCAGCTGGGCCTAAACCTCCATATCCAGAAGCCCTTCACCAATTCGTGACATGGATGCTTCAGCCTCAGGGAACAGTTCGACCTCGCATAGATGATATCATAATTCATGTTGACAAATTGATCTCAAAGTTCTCCCATTGA
- the LOC132041581 gene encoding alternaria stem canker resistance protein 1 → MENLYQAAVSVDWDKESFPEYQDLIFLIFFALFFPVVRVIFDKFVFEALAKRMIFGAKAIVNINSRIERKKINKFKESAWKFIYFLSAELLALSVTINEPWFTDSRYFWAGPGDLVWPDLKMKLKLKLLYMYAGGFYLYSIFATLYWETRRSDFAAQIVHHLTTVTLIVLSYIFGFGRVGSVVLAIHDGSDVLMEIAKISKYSGFDMIADIFFCLFALAFTLLRIICYPFWVIRSTCYELFFIVDVQKERTTGIILYVVFNAMLICLLVLHIIWFRLIVRMLVNQILSGHVTDDVREDSESDDEHED, encoded by the exons ATGGAAAACCTGTATCAAGCCGCTGTTTCAGTTGATTGGGATAAAGAATCTTTCCCAGAGTATCAAGATTTGATTTTTCTCATCTTTTTTGCTCTCTTCTTCCCCGTCGTTCGAGTCATATTCGACAAATTTGTTTTCGAG GCGTTGGCTAAGCGCATGATCTTTGGAGCGAAAGCGATTGTAAATATCAATAGTCGTATAGAAAGGAAGAAGATCAACAAATTCAAAGAGTCAGCATGGAAATTCATATATTTTCTATCTGCTGAGTTACTTGCACTTTCTGTGACTATTAATGAGCCTTGGTTTACAGATAGTCGATATTTTTGGGCAGGACCTGGAGATCTGGTTTGGCCTGATCTGAAAATGAA ATTAAAGCTGAAATTATTGTACATGTATGCTGGAGGGTTCTACTTATACTCCATATTTGCAACGCTTTATTGGGAAACAAGACGCTCTGATTTTGCTGCTCAAATTGTTCATCACTTAACAACAGTAACACTCATCGTATTGTCTTACATATTCGG GTTTGGGCGTGTTGGATCAGTGGTTTTAGCTATTCATGACGGAAGTGATGTACTTATGGAaattgcgaagatatcaaaatACAGTGGCTTCGATATGATTGCTGATATTTTCTTCTGTCTTTTCGCGTTGGCTTTTACATTACTTCGTATAATCTGCTATCCCTTCTGGGTAATCCGTAGCACTTG CTACGAACTTTTCTTCATAGTAGATGTGCAGAAGGAACGGACTACTGGAATCATACTTTACGTTGTGTTCAATGCAATGCTGATATGCTTGCTGGTTCTTCACATAATTTGGTTTAGACTCATAgtacggatgcttgtgaaccaAATCCTATCGGGCCATGTTACTGATGACGTTCGAGAAG ATTCTGAATCAGATGATGAGCACGAAGACTGA